From Neobacillus sp. PS2-9, the proteins below share one genomic window:
- the rlmD gene encoding 23S rRNA (uracil(1939)-C(5))-methyltransferase RlmD → MSRTVPVNKNDYIDVIFEDITHDGAGVAKVEGYPLFIPNGLPGEKAKVKVIKTGKGYGIGRLIELYEKSPYRVEIPSEEKHKYGGCQLEHISYEGQLKYKENQVRQVLTRIGKLEDVVVHPILGMEEPFHYRNKAQVPVGEKDGKLIAGFFKPRSHEIVDTNESLIQLPEVNEAVQVVKEICNELGIPAYQEESHKGVLRHIMARYGKQTEELMVVIITRITDLPQKNKLIEEMVARLPKLKSIVHNVNSKRTNVIMGEKTNVLWGNEVIYDYIGDVKFAISALSFYQVNPVQTKVLYDKALEYANLSGEENVIDAYCGIGTISLFLAQKAKKVFGVEVVPEAIEDAKRNAALNEIKNAEFAAGEAEVVIPKWYKEGNSADVLVVDPPRKGCDEALLQTIIEMKPKKVVYVSCNPGTLARDLRILEDGGYRTVEVQPVDMFPMTTHVECCAWLVRK, encoded by the coding sequence ATGAGCAGAACAGTACCGGTAAATAAGAACGATTATATAGATGTCATTTTTGAGGATATAACCCATGACGGAGCAGGAGTTGCAAAGGTTGAGGGTTATCCGTTATTCATCCCCAATGGTCTGCCTGGTGAAAAAGCAAAGGTTAAGGTAATTAAGACCGGTAAAGGATACGGAATCGGCCGGTTAATCGAGCTTTATGAAAAAAGCCCGTACCGTGTTGAAATTCCCAGTGAAGAAAAACATAAATACGGCGGCTGTCAGCTTGAGCACATTAGCTATGAAGGGCAGCTGAAATATAAAGAAAATCAAGTTCGGCAAGTGCTCACTCGGATCGGAAAGTTAGAGGATGTGGTCGTACATCCGATTCTAGGGATGGAAGAACCGTTCCATTACCGCAACAAAGCACAGGTACCAGTCGGAGAGAAAGATGGTAAACTGATTGCTGGATTTTTTAAGCCAAGAAGCCATGAAATTGTGGACACCAATGAAAGCTTGATTCAGTTGCCGGAGGTTAATGAAGCGGTACAAGTAGTAAAGGAAATTTGCAACGAGCTTGGTATTCCTGCCTACCAGGAGGAAAGCCATAAAGGTGTACTTAGGCATATTATGGCGCGCTATGGTAAGCAGACGGAGGAACTGATGGTTGTGATTATCACAAGAATCACGGACCTGCCACAGAAAAACAAGCTGATTGAGGAAATGGTCGCTCGATTGCCTAAGTTAAAATCAATCGTTCACAATGTAAATTCCAAACGAACCAATGTAATCATGGGGGAGAAAACCAATGTTTTATGGGGGAATGAGGTCATCTATGATTATATTGGTGATGTAAAGTTTGCGATATCAGCTCTATCGTTTTACCAGGTAAATCCTGTTCAGACAAAGGTCTTGTATGACAAAGCATTGGAATATGCGAATCTAAGTGGAGAAGAAAATGTCATTGATGCCTATTGTGGCATTGGAACGATTTCTTTGTTTTTAGCACAAAAGGCCAAAAAAGTATTTGGTGTAGAAGTTGTTCCTGAGGCGATTGAAGATGCAAAGCGAAATGCGGCATTGAATGAGATCAAGAACGCAGAATTTGCAGCTGGGGAAGCAGAGGTTGTCATTCCAAAGTGGTACAAGGAAGGAAATTCGGCGGATGTTTTAGTAGTGGACCCGCCGCGCAAAGGCTGCGATGAAGCATTACTGCAAACGATTATTGAGATGAAGCCGAAGAAGGTTGTCTACGTATCTTGCAACCCAGGAACGTTAGCAAGGGATCTGCGGATTTTAGAAGACGGAGGCTACAGGACAGTAGAAGTGCAACCGGTTGATATGTTCCCAATGACGACGCATGTCGAGTGCTGTGCATGGCTTGTGAGAAAGTAG